The following are encoded in a window of Variovorax paradoxus genomic DNA:
- a CDS encoding SIMPL domain-containing protein (The SIMPL domain is named for its presence in mouse protein SIMPL (signalling molecule that associates with mouse pelle-like kinase). Bacterial member BP26, from Brucella, was shown to assemble into a channel-like structure, while YggE from E. coli has been associated with resistance to oxidative stress.): MKTVRLIAACAALTFAGAALAQNAVMPAPQNVLQLSASGTVEVQQDLLSMTLVTTRDAAEAGTVQTQLKTALDAALAEAKKNAQPGQLDVRTGNFSLSPRYTKDGKINGWQGSTELVLEGRDFARITQTAGRISTLSVGNVGFGLSREQRAKTETEAQNIAIDNFKQKAGELAKGFGFGGYTLREVSVNANDSGPIRPRVMAMQAKSFSAADSAVPVEAGKTSVVVNVSGSVQLK, from the coding sequence TTGAAGACTGTTCGATTGATCGCGGCCTGCGCCGCGCTGACCTTTGCCGGGGCCGCCTTGGCCCAGAATGCCGTCATGCCTGCTCCACAAAACGTGCTCCAGCTGTCGGCCTCCGGCACCGTCGAAGTTCAGCAAGACCTGCTGAGCATGACCCTCGTCACCACGCGCGATGCCGCCGAGGCGGGCACCGTGCAGACCCAGCTCAAGACCGCCCTCGACGCCGCGCTGGCCGAAGCCAAGAAGAATGCGCAGCCGGGTCAGCTCGATGTGCGCACCGGCAACTTCAGCCTGTCGCCGCGCTACACCAAGGACGGCAAGATCAACGGCTGGCAAGGTTCGACCGAACTCGTGCTCGAAGGCCGCGACTTCGCGCGCATCACCCAGACGGCCGGACGCATCAGCACGCTCAGCGTGGGCAACGTCGGCTTCGGCCTGAGCCGCGAACAGCGCGCCAAGACCGAGACGGAGGCCCAGAACATTGCCATCGACAACTTCAAGCAGAAGGCCGGCGAGCTGGCCAAGGGCTTCGGCTTCGGCGGCTACACGCTGCGCGAGGTGTCGGTGAACGCGAACGACAGCGGTCCGATCCGCCCGCGCGTGATGGCCATGCAGGCCAAGTCGTTCTCGGCCGCCGATTCGGCCGTGCCGGTGGAAGCGGGCAAGACCAGCGTGGTCGTGAACGTCTCCGGCTCGGTGCAGCTCAAGTAA
- the ompR gene encoding two-component system response regulator OmpR translates to MTQVPARTDKIVIVDDDARIRDLLRRYLTQEGFEVIVAEDGKALNRILLRDTVDLIVLDLMMPGEDGLSVCRRLRAANDRTPIIMLTAKGEDVDRIVGLEVGADDYLGKPFNPRELLARVHAVLRRRPPLEAPGAPSTENETVTFGPFAFDLGSRTLKKDGEELSLTTGEFAMLKALVRHPRQPLSREKLAQLARGREFEPFDRSLDVQISRLRKLVESDAAAPRYIQTVWGVGYVFVPDGTA, encoded by the coding sequence ATGACTCAAGTTCCCGCTCGCACCGACAAGATCGTGATCGTCGACGACGACGCCCGCATCCGCGACCTCCTGCGCCGCTACCTGACGCAGGAAGGATTCGAAGTGATCGTGGCCGAGGACGGCAAGGCGCTCAACCGCATCCTGTTGCGCGACACGGTCGATTTGATCGTGCTCGACCTGATGATGCCCGGCGAAGACGGTCTCTCGGTGTGCCGCCGCCTGCGTGCCGCCAACGACCGCACGCCGATCATCATGCTCACCGCCAAGGGTGAAGACGTGGACCGCATCGTCGGTCTCGAAGTCGGCGCCGACGACTACCTCGGCAAGCCCTTCAACCCGCGCGAACTGCTGGCCCGCGTGCACGCCGTGCTGCGCCGCCGTCCGCCGCTCGAGGCGCCGGGCGCCCCCTCCACCGAGAACGAGACCGTCACCTTCGGCCCGTTCGCCTTCGACCTCGGCTCGCGCACCCTGAAGAAGGACGGCGAAGAACTCTCGCTGACCACCGGCGAGTTCGCGATGCTCAAGGCGCTGGTGCGCCACCCGCGCCAACCCCTGTCGCGTGAAAAGCTGGCCCAGCTGGCACGTGGCCGCGAGTTCGAACCGTTCGACCGCAGCCTGGACGTGCAGATCTCGCGCCTGCGCAAGCTGGTCGAGTCCGACGCCGCGGCGCCGCGCTACATCCAGACCGTCTGGGGCGTGGGCTACGTGTTCGTGCCGGACGGCACGGCCTGA
- a CDS encoding sensor histidine kinase, whose protein sequence is MPSPLEASAQRDRRPGLKLGFSLFWRTFFLLALLLIGCTVAWLQTFRSLEYEPRAIQTGHQIASLVNLTRAALVYSDAITRVSLIKTLADQEGVRILPREPNDRFQPYTSGALDERVTEELIAQLGEGTTVASRVNDEAGLWIGFTIESDTYWLLLDPTRFSRVGGRTWLVWLSTAMALSLAGAALITRLINLPLKQLSRATLQVREGEYEAHRLDERARTNEIRAVNIGFNRMADQLAKIEQDRAIMLAGISHDLRTPLARLRLETEMSVADEDARDHMAADIAQLDAIIDKFLDYARPDHVDQRPVLLRDVIDACTYAVQDYEEMNIHVDVPADLKVMGDEVELTRVISNLVENARRYGKTPSTGVADVTIQAQANNDAVLIKVRDHGAGVEPALLVQLTKPFFRGDAARTSAAGAGLGLSIVAKNIERMGGTFALTSTPGRGLAAHIRMPRAMPASTSKPSDVPGKKQVA, encoded by the coding sequence ATGCCGAGCCCGCTCGAAGCGAGCGCGCAACGTGACCGCCGCCCCGGCCTCAAGCTGGGCTTCAGCCTTTTCTGGCGCACCTTCTTTCTGCTCGCGCTGCTGCTGATCGGCTGCACGGTCGCCTGGCTGCAGACCTTCCGCTCGCTCGAGTACGAGCCACGCGCGATCCAGACCGGGCACCAGATCGCCTCGCTCGTGAACCTCACGCGCGCGGCGCTCGTGTATTCGGACGCGATCACGCGGGTCTCACTCATCAAGACGCTGGCCGACCAGGAAGGCGTGCGCATCCTGCCGCGCGAACCCAACGATCGCTTCCAGCCCTACACCAGCGGCGCGCTCGACGAGCGCGTCACCGAAGAGCTGATCGCGCAACTCGGCGAAGGCACCACCGTGGCCAGCCGCGTGAACGACGAGGCCGGCCTGTGGATCGGCTTCACCATCGAGAGCGACACCTACTGGCTGCTGCTCGATCCCACGCGCTTCAGCCGCGTGGGCGGGCGCACGTGGCTGGTCTGGCTCAGCACGGCGATGGCGCTGTCGCTCGCGGGCGCGGCGCTGATCACGCGGCTCATCAACCTGCCGCTCAAGCAGCTGTCGCGCGCCACCTTGCAGGTGCGCGAGGGCGAGTACGAGGCGCACCGGCTCGACGAGCGCGCCCGCACCAACGAAATCCGCGCGGTGAACATCGGCTTCAACCGCATGGCCGATCAGCTCGCCAAGATCGAGCAGGACCGCGCCATCATGCTGGCCGGCATCTCGCACGACCTGCGCACGCCGCTGGCGCGGCTGCGGCTCGAAACCGAGATGAGCGTGGCCGACGAAGACGCGCGCGACCACATGGCCGCCGACATCGCGCAGCTCGACGCGATCATCGACAAGTTCCTCGACTACGCCCGCCCCGACCACGTCGACCAGCGCCCCGTGCTGCTGCGCGACGTGATCGACGCATGCACCTACGCCGTGCAGGACTACGAAGAGATGAACATCCACGTCGACGTGCCCGCCGACCTGAAGGTGATGGGCGACGAGGTGGAACTCACGCGCGTGATCTCCAACCTGGTCGAGAACGCGCGGCGCTACGGCAAGACGCCGTCGACCGGCGTGGCCGACGTCACGATCCAGGCGCAGGCCAACAACGACGCGGTGCTGATCAAGGTGCGCGACCACGGCGCGGGCGTCGAGCCTGCCCTGCTCGTGCAGCTGACCAAGCCCTTCTTCCGCGGCGACGCGGCACGCACCTCGGCGGCCGGCGCCGGCCTGGGGCTGTCGATCGTGGCGAAGAACATCGAGCGCATGGGCGGCACCTTCGCGCTCACCAGCACGCCGGGCCGGGGCCTCGCGGCCCACATCCGTATGCCGCGCGCGATGCCGGCGAGCACCAGCAAGCCCAGCGACGTGCCGGGCAAGAAGCAGGTCGCCTGA
- the ispF gene encoding 2-C-methyl-D-erythritol 2,4-cyclodiphosphate synthase — MTTTPFNIRIGEGWDVHQLVAGRKLILGGIEVPHTTGLLGHSDADVLLHAITDALLGGAGLGDIGRHFPDTDAQFRGADSAVLLAEAARRVRAAGWEIGNVDSTVIAQAPKLAPHIPAMCQRIADTLGIALDQVNVKAKTAEKLGPVGEGRAMEARAAVLLHR; from the coding sequence ATGACAACGACCCCGTTCAACATCCGCATCGGCGAAGGCTGGGACGTTCACCAGCTGGTGGCGGGGCGCAAGCTCATCCTCGGCGGCATCGAGGTGCCGCACACCACCGGCCTGCTCGGGCATTCGGACGCCGACGTGCTGCTGCATGCCATCACCGATGCGCTGCTCGGCGGTGCCGGGCTGGGCGACATCGGCCGGCATTTTCCCGACACCGACGCCCAGTTTCGTGGCGCCGATTCGGCCGTGCTGCTGGCCGAGGCGGCGCGCCGCGTGCGTGCGGCGGGCTGGGAAATCGGCAACGTCGACAGCACCGTGATCGCACAGGCGCCCAAGCTGGCGCCGCACATTCCGGCCATGTGCCAGCGCATCGCCGACACGCTGGGCATCGCGCTCGATCAGGTCAATGTGAAAGCCAAGACGGCCGAGAAGCTCGGCCCGGTGGGCGAGGGGCGGGCGATGGAAGCCCGCGCCGCCGTGCTGCTGCACCGCTGA
- the ispD gene encoding 2-C-methyl-D-erythritol 4-phosphate cytidylyltransferase: MSSSRFYVLIPCAGSGHRAGGTQPKQYRRLAGQSMVAHTVDAFRAMAGRFAGVAVVVSPDDREVQTALPRFPSNGEHLLRVGGLTRAASVRNGLAALRQKGAGAHDWVLVHDAARCLVTSSQIEALIAACEHDAVGGLLAQRLADTLKVSSTDSRATQTLPRADKWLAQTPQMFRIGMLLDALERVGDVVTDEASAIESLGLAPLLVPGSAQNFKVTFPEDFALAEAVLLGRKKAMA, encoded by the coding sequence ATGTCATCTTCCCGTTTCTACGTGCTGATCCCCTGTGCCGGCTCCGGCCACCGTGCCGGCGGCACGCAGCCCAAGCAGTACCGGCGCCTTGCGGGCCAGTCGATGGTGGCCCACACGGTGGACGCGTTTCGCGCGATGGCCGGGCGTTTCGCGGGGGTGGCCGTGGTGGTGTCGCCCGACGACCGCGAGGTGCAGACGGCGCTGCCGCGCTTTCCCTCGAACGGCGAGCACCTGCTGCGCGTGGGCGGCCTGACGCGCGCCGCCTCGGTGCGCAACGGCCTGGCGGCGCTGCGCCAGAAGGGCGCGGGCGCGCACGACTGGGTGCTGGTGCACGACGCGGCGCGCTGCCTGGTCACGTCCAGCCAGATCGAGGCGCTGATTGCCGCCTGCGAGCACGACGCCGTCGGCGGCCTGCTGGCGCAGCGGCTGGCCGACACGCTGAAGGTGTCGTCGACCGACAGCCGCGCGACCCAGACCCTGCCGCGCGCCGACAAGTGGCTCGCGCAGACGCCGCAGATGTTCCGCATCGGCATGCTGCTCGACGCGCTGGAGCGCGTAGGCGACGTGGTGACCGACGAGGCCAGCGCCATCGAAAGCCTCGGCCTGGCGCCGCTGCTGGTGCCCGGCAGCGCACAGAACTTCAAGGTCACGTTCCCTGAAGATTTCGCACTGGCCGAGGCGGTGCTGCTCGGCCGCAAGAAGGCCATGGCATGA
- the mfd gene encoding transcription-repair coupling factor: MDLPLLPAGKRFTLPRPPLSADALMLAQLGMREKAAGRATAMFTADANDAQRLIDEIAFFAPELRCALFPDWETLPYDSFSPHQDLISERLATLWRISQKEADVVLVPATTALYRLAPPAFLAGYTFHFKAKQKLEESKLKAQLTLAGYSHVTQVVSPGEYAVRGGLIDLFPMGSLVPFRVDLFDDEIDSIRTFDPDTQRSLYPVPEVRLLPGREFPMDDDARARFRSRWRELLEGDPTKSRIYKDMGNGVATAGIEYYLPLFFDETATVFDYLGPDATVVLHGDLEPAFQHFWQDTNERYRLVQGDPERPALPPEALFLNAEQFYQRAKPHAQLAIRGDIATDAPYAEFDKLPPFAVVRGAEDPLVGLKAHIAATPHRVLLIAESDGRRESLLDFLRASGVNPPAFDSLAEFEASGDEKIGIATAALASGFAWREQAIDFVTETELFATAPTTRRRNKKQEQVSDVEALIKDLSELNVGDPVVHSAHGIGRYRGLIHMDLGQGTDADGKPLLQEMLHLEYADKATLYVPVSQLHQISRYTGVSADEAPLHKLGSGQWEKAKRKAAEQVRDSAAELLNIYARRAAREGHAFRYSPADYEVFANDFGFQETADQKAAIHAVVQDMISPQPMDRLVCGDVGFGKTEVALRAAFIAVTGGKQVAFLAPTTLLAEQHYQTLVDRFAKWPVKVAEMSRFRSAKEISAAAKGLAEGQVDIVVGTHKLLSPSIKFKNLGLLIIDEEHRFGVRHKEAMKAMRAEVDVLTLTATPIPRTLGMALEGLRDLSVIATAPQRRLAIKTFVRNEGTGVIREAVLRELKRGGQVYFLHNEVETIQNRRQKLEEILPEARIAVAHGQMPERELERVMRDFVAQRYNMLLCSTIIETGIDVPTANTIVMSRADKFGLAQLHQLRGRVGRSHHQAYAYLMVPDTEGLTKQASQRLEAIQQMEELGSGFYLAMHDLEIRGTGEVLGENQSGNMMEIGFQLYNEMLSEAVRSLKAGQEPDLLSPLSVTTEINLHAPALLPDDYCGDVHLRLSFYKKLATAKTPDQIDTLLEEIVDRFGKLPPQAQTLIDTHRLRVLARPYGVIKVDAAPGIINITFKKDAPVDGMAIIQLIQKNKHIKLAGNEKLRIERELKEPKDRAQMVRDVLRSLGQPLVKEIAPA; encoded by the coding sequence ATGGACCTCCCCCTTCTCCCGGCGGGCAAGCGATTCACGCTGCCGCGCCCCCCGTTGTCCGCCGATGCGCTGATGCTGGCCCAGCTCGGCATGCGCGAGAAGGCCGCGGGCCGCGCCACCGCGATGTTCACCGCCGACGCGAACGACGCCCAGCGGCTCATCGACGAAATCGCCTTCTTCGCCCCCGAACTGCGCTGCGCCCTCTTCCCCGACTGGGAAACGCTGCCCTACGACAGCTTCTCGCCGCACCAGGACCTGATCAGCGAGCGCCTGGCCACGCTGTGGCGCATCAGCCAGAAAGAGGCCGACGTGGTGCTGGTGCCCGCCACCACCGCGCTGTACCGGCTCGCGCCGCCCGCGTTCCTGGCCGGCTACACCTTCCACTTCAAGGCCAAGCAGAAGCTCGAGGAATCGAAGCTCAAGGCCCAACTCACGCTGGCCGGCTACAGCCATGTGACGCAGGTCGTGAGCCCGGGCGAGTACGCGGTGCGCGGCGGCCTGATCGACCTGTTCCCGATGGGCTCGCTGGTGCCGTTCCGCGTCGACCTGTTCGACGACGAGATCGATTCCATCCGCACCTTCGACCCCGACACCCAGCGCAGCCTCTACCCCGTGCCCGAGGTGCGATTGCTGCCGGGCCGCGAGTTCCCGATGGACGACGACGCCCGCGCGCGCTTTCGCAGCCGCTGGCGCGAACTGCTCGAGGGCGACCCGACCAAGAGCCGCATCTACAAGGACATGGGCAACGGCGTGGCCACCGCCGGCATCGAGTACTACCTGCCGCTGTTCTTCGACGAGACGGCCACGGTGTTCGACTACCTCGGCCCCGACGCGACCGTGGTGCTGCACGGCGACCTCGAACCCGCGTTCCAGCATTTCTGGCAGGACACCAACGAGCGCTACCGCCTGGTGCAGGGCGACCCCGAGCGCCCCGCGCTCCCGCCCGAGGCGCTGTTCCTCAACGCCGAGCAGTTCTATCAGCGCGCCAAGCCGCACGCCCAACTGGCCATTCGCGGCGACATCGCTACCGACGCGCCCTACGCCGAGTTCGACAAGCTGCCGCCCTTTGCCGTGGTGCGCGGCGCCGAAGACCCGCTGGTCGGCCTCAAGGCCCACATCGCCGCCACGCCGCACCGCGTGCTGCTGATCGCCGAGAGCGACGGCCGCCGCGAGAGCCTGCTCGACTTCCTGCGCGCCAGCGGCGTGAACCCGCCGGCCTTCGACTCGCTGGCTGAGTTCGAAGCCTCGGGCGACGAGAAGATCGGCATCGCCACCGCCGCGCTGGCCTCCGGCTTCGCGTGGCGCGAACAGGCGATCGACTTCGTCACCGAGACCGAGCTGTTCGCCACCGCGCCCACCACGCGCCGTCGCAACAAGAAGCAGGAACAGGTCAGCGATGTCGAGGCGCTGATCAAGGACCTGTCCGAGCTCAACGTCGGCGATCCGGTGGTGCACTCCGCGCACGGCATCGGCCGCTACCGCGGCCTGATCCACATGGACCTGGGCCAGGGCACCGACGCCGACGGCAAACCGCTGCTGCAGGAAATGCTGCACCTGGAGTACGCCGACAAGGCCACGCTCTACGTGCCCGTGTCGCAGCTGCACCAGATCAGCCGCTACACCGGCGTGAGCGCCGACGAGGCGCCGCTGCACAAGCTGGGCTCCGGCCAGTGGGAAAAGGCCAAGCGCAAGGCCGCCGAACAGGTGCGCGACTCGGCCGCCGAGCTGCTCAACATCTACGCGCGCCGCGCGGCGCGCGAAGGCCATGCCTTCCGCTACTCGCCGGCCGACTACGAGGTGTTCGCCAATGACTTCGGCTTCCAGGAAACCGCCGACCAGAAAGCCGCGATCCACGCCGTGGTGCAGGACATGATCTCGCCCCAGCCGATGGACCGCCTCGTGTGCGGCGACGTGGGCTTCGGCAAGACCGAGGTCGCGCTGCGCGCCGCCTTCATCGCCGTCACCGGCGGCAAGCAGGTGGCGTTCCTCGCGCCGACCACGCTGCTGGCCGAGCAGCACTACCAGACGCTGGTCGACCGTTTTGCCAAGTGGCCGGTGAAGGTGGCGGAGATGAGCCGCTTTCGTTCCGCCAAGGAAATCTCGGCCGCCGCCAAGGGCCTGGCCGAGGGCCAGGTCGACATCGTGGTCGGCACGCACAAGCTGCTGTCGCCATCGATCAAGTTCAAGAACCTGGGCCTGCTCATCATCGACGAGGAGCACCGTTTCGGCGTGCGCCACAAGGAGGCGATGAAGGCGATGCGCGCCGAGGTCGACGTGCTCACGCTCACGGCCACGCCGATTCCGCGCACGCTGGGCATGGCGCTCGAAGGCCTGCGCGACCTGAGCGTGATCGCCACCGCGCCGCAGCGCCGGCTGGCCATCAAGACCTTCGTGCGCAACGAGGGTACGGGCGTGATCCGCGAGGCCGTGTTGCGCGAGCTGAAGCGCGGCGGACAGGTCTACTTTCTGCACAACGAGGTCGAGACCATCCAGAACCGGCGCCAGAAGCTCGAAGAAATCCTGCCCGAGGCCCGCATCGCCGTGGCCCACGGCCAGATGCCCGAGCGCGAGCTGGAGCGCGTGATGCGCGACTTCGTGGCCCAGCGCTACAACATGCTGCTGTGCTCGACCATCATCGAGACCGGCATCGACGTGCCCACCGCCAACACCATCGTGATGAGCCGCGCCGACAAGTTCGGCCTCGCGCAGCTGCACCAACTGCGTGGCCGCGTCGGCCGTTCGCACCACCAGGCCTACGCCTACCTCATGGTGCCGGACACCGAGGGCCTGACCAAGCAGGCCTCGCAGCGGCTCGAAGCGATCCAGCAGATGGAAGAACTGGGCTCGGGCTTCTACCTCGCGATGCACGACCTCGAGATTCGCGGCACAGGCGAAGTGCTCGGCGAGAACCAGAGTGGCAACATGATGGAGATCGGCTTCCAGCTCTACAACGAGATGCTCAGCGAGGCCGTGCGCTCGCTCAAGGCCGGGCAGGAGCCCGACCTGCTGTCGCCGCTGTCGGTGACGACCGAGATCAACCTGCACGCGCCCGCCCTGCTGCCCGACGACTACTGCGGCGACGTGCACCTGCGGCTGTCGTTCTACAAGAAGCTCGCCACCGCGAAGACGCCCGACCAGATCGATACGCTGCTCGAAGAAATCGTCGACCGCTTCGGCAAGCTGCCACCGCAGGCCCAGACGCTGATCGACACGCACCGCCTGCGCGTGCTTGCGCGGCCCTACGGCGTGATCAAGGTCGATGCCGCGCCGGGCATCATCAACATCACCTTCAAGAAGGACGCGCCGGTCGACGGCATGGCCATCATCCAGCTGATCCAGAAGAACAAGCACATCAAGCTCGCCGGCAACGAGAAGCTGCGCATCGAGCGCGAGCTGAAAGAGCCGAAGGACCGCGCGCAGATGGTGCGCGACGTGCTTCGCAGCCTCGGTCAACCCCTCGTCAAGGAAATCGCCCCCGCATGA
- the serB gene encoding phosphoserine phosphatase SerB, with protein MSATEFSPGLVLQRVKPPLKLADFKLIAFDMDSTLINIECIDEIADAVGKKAEVAAITEATMRGEIKDFKESLRRRVALLQGVPVAALQQVYDERLKLNPGATELVAACKAAGLKVLLVSGGFTFFANRVKDRLGIDFARSNLLDEADGQLTGQVVTQSWGDICDGAEKRRTLLEVASLMGISPQETIAVGDGANDLPMMGEAGLSVAYHAKPKVREQAMVAINEGGLDRVLEILK; from the coding sequence ATGAGCGCTACAGAATTTTCCCCCGGCCTCGTCCTCCAGCGCGTGAAGCCGCCGCTGAAGCTCGCCGACTTCAAGCTGATCGCGTTCGACATGGATTCGACGCTGATCAACATCGAATGCATCGACGAGATCGCCGATGCCGTCGGCAAGAAGGCCGAGGTGGCCGCGATCACCGAAGCCACGATGCGCGGCGAGATCAAGGACTTCAAGGAAAGCCTGCGCCGTCGCGTGGCGCTGCTGCAGGGCGTACCCGTGGCCGCGCTGCAGCAGGTGTACGACGAGCGACTGAAGCTCAACCCGGGCGCCACCGAACTGGTCGCGGCCTGCAAGGCGGCCGGCCTCAAGGTGCTGCTGGTGTCGGGCGGCTTCACCTTCTTCGCGAACCGCGTGAAGGACCGGCTGGGCATCGACTTTGCACGCTCCAACCTGCTCGACGAAGCCGACGGACAGCTCACCGGCCAGGTCGTGACGCAAAGCTGGGGCGACATCTGCGACGGCGCCGAAAAGCGCCGCACGCTGCTCGAAGTGGCGTCGCTCATGGGCATCTCGCCGCAGGAGACCATCGCCGTGGGCGACGGCGCCAACGACCTGCCGATGATGGGCGAGGCCGGGCTGTCGGTGGCCTATCACGCCAAGCCGAAGGTGCGCGAGCAGGCCATGGTGGCGATCAACGAAGGCGGGCTCGACCGCGTGCTGGAGATCCTGAAATGA
- a CDS encoding Ldh family oxidoreductase, translating to MTSSAAAAAPLYRADALRDYASALLQKAGLAASMADSVAGTLVEGDLLGHDTHGLALLAGYVKEIESGGMTRDGAPEVLSDRPAAVLWDGKRLPGPWLMDQGMDLLVPRARELGTASLVIRRSHHIACLAVYMLRALQEDMLMLLACSDPNTASVAPYGGTQAVFTPNPLAMGFPLSQGGVMVDISASITTNGMSNRKRAAGETFAEEWLIDASGQPSNNPQVLFDQPPGTLLPVGGLSHGHKGYGMALLVETLTAGLAGHGRADPPEGWGATVHLTLHDLNAFGGKEAFLRQMDHVAAKCRDNAPVDPAKPVRLPGEGGLKRREAQSANGVRLHPSIARSLQEAEQRHGLRMAQALI from the coding sequence ATGACATCTTCTGCAGCAGCTGCCGCCCCGCTCTACCGCGCCGACGCGCTGCGCGACTACGCCAGCGCCCTGCTGCAGAAAGCGGGCCTTGCGGCCTCGATGGCCGACAGCGTGGCAGGCACGCTGGTCGAAGGCGACCTGCTGGGCCACGACACGCACGGCCTCGCGCTGCTGGCCGGCTACGTGAAAGAAATCGAATCGGGCGGCATGACGCGCGACGGCGCGCCCGAGGTGCTGTCCGACCGCCCCGCCGCCGTGCTGTGGGACGGCAAGCGCCTGCCCGGCCCCTGGCTCATGGACCAGGGCATGGACCTGCTGGTGCCGCGCGCCCGCGAACTGGGTACGGCCTCGCTCGTGATCCGCCGCAGCCACCACATCGCCTGCCTCGCGGTCTACATGCTGCGCGCACTGCAGGAAGACATGCTGATGCTGCTGGCCTGCTCCGACCCCAACACCGCCAGCGTCGCGCCCTACGGCGGCACGCAGGCCGTGTTCACGCCGAATCCACTGGCGATGGGCTTTCCGCTGTCGCAGGGCGGCGTGATGGTCGACATCTCGGCCTCGATCACCACCAACGGCATGAGCAACCGCAAGCGCGCGGCCGGCGAGACCTTCGCCGAAGAGTGGCTCATCGACGCATCAGGCCAGCCGTCGAACAACCCGCAGGTGCTGTTCGACCAGCCGCCCGGCACGCTGCTGCCCGTGGGCGGCCTGAGCCACGGCCACAAGGGCTACGGCATGGCGTTGCTGGTCGAGACGCTCACGGCCGGCCTCGCAGGCCACGGCCGCGCCGACCCGCCCGAAGGCTGGGGCGCGACGGTGCACCTCACGCTGCACGACCTGAACGCCTTCGGTGGCAAGGAAGCCTTCCTGCGCCAGATGGACCACGTGGCGGCGAAGTGCCGCGACAACGCGCCCGTCGACCCGGCCAAGCCTGTGCGGCTGCCGGGTGAAGGCGGGTTGAAGCGTCGGGAAGCGCAATCGGCGAACGGGGTGCGGCTGCACCCGTCGATTGCGCGCTCGCTGCAGGAGGCGGAGCAGCGGCATGGCCTGCGGATGGCGCAGGCGCTGATCTGA
- a CDS encoding DUF6172 family protein, whose protein sequence is MRKTFQLQVEGKHPDRHLEAVKHEIRKYIKRERRRDLPEGADFWDFDCKFGTAQESAETIHLTAITGLIDGVVKEGGTQFYVEILAKPGKRQPRPAGAPEHAENDDEE, encoded by the coding sequence ATGAGAAAAACCTTCCAGCTTCAGGTCGAGGGCAAGCACCCCGACCGTCACCTCGAAGCCGTCAAGCACGAGATTCGCAAGTACATCAAGCGCGAGCGCCGCCGCGACCTGCCCGAAGGCGCCGACTTCTGGGACTTCGACTGCAAGTTCGGCACCGCCCAGGAATCCGCCGAAACCATCCACCTCACGGCCATCACCGGCCTCATCGACGGTGTGGTGAAAGAGGGCGGCACGCAGTTCTACGTCGAGATCCTGGCCAAGCCAGGCAAGCGCCAGCCGAGGCCTGCGGGCGCGCCCGAGCACGCCGAGAACGACGACGAGGAATAA